The following are encoded together in the Daucus carota subsp. sativus chromosome 5, DH1 v3.0, whole genome shotgun sequence genome:
- the LOC108223292 gene encoding uncharacterized protein LOC108223292 isoform X3, which translates to MGCGALLRRSNLGLIRSQLGLINRCHSNFVSGYAASTNTTPQQQASSFSINPFVAIPRTFNSVIHMTSNDWAIKWSQCKIVYYTIMVRYQLGKKLLRADAAITYRLVVKITQGRCLSRRERQLLARATADIFRFVPGSMFLAVPSLQFLLPLILRFYPNILSPSFQDKITGQERVMRKLNARIEYAKFLQETAIEMAKVAQNSPSGHVGPTAEEFIRFWNDIKLDRPVPSEEIFRFARLFSDEHTLDHVSRPAMENMCKSMGIASFGTNEHLRFILSEKLKSIKNNDKLIQLKGVEALSEIEVRKACRERGIHVAEDEQQQLRDWLDLSLNHAVPSSFLIMSRGIIETKKLKPEEAMQATLSSLPYELIYIVGVASLPSSDPILDKRRKIKALSLHEKAIKEEEEEEISESQTAIQNDMDLKEMTAFTLEQASARAVDDQEQLCEVISDALFVLTSVLNLSTECDNLLRLFKNEIIFNSSYKGKKGLEGEKEAIKAHGAAQEDNIGDTVSSALLNRANGMLQKLEKETDGVGAKISYRWRVLERYCDGKVSLELVAAATFLKDTLDKEGIQELISNLSKYKEEIEKLGIVAKDIKPRQKELVHKSGDMNQGRNQLLDSDPTLSY; encoded by the exons ATGGGTTGCGGAGCATTATTAAGGCGGAGCAATCTTGGCCTGATAAGATCACAATTAGGTCTAATAAACAGATGCCATTCAAACTTTGTTAGTGGTTATGCTGCTTCTACAAACACTACTCCACAACAACAGGCCTCTAGCTTCAGTATAAACCCTTTTGTAGCTATTCCTCGCACTTTCAATTCTGTCATACACATGACCAG TAATGATTGGGCCATCAAATGGTCGCAGTGCAAAATCGTGTATTACACGATTATGGTACGGTATCAGTTGGGTAAAAAACTACTACGTGCTGATGCCGCTATCACCTATAGGTTGGTTGTAAAGATTACTCAAGGCAGATGTTTGTCTAGAAGGGAGAGGCAGCTACTTGCTCGAGCCACGGCTGATATATTCCGATTTGTTCCGGGGTCCATGTTTCTTGCTGTTCCTTCTCTACAGTTTCTGTTGCCCCTGATCCTGAGATTCTACCCCAACATCTTGTCACCAAGCTTTCAAGACAAAATTACTGGACAG GAACGGGTGATGAGGAAACTGAATGCAAGAATAGAATATGCCAAATTTCTTCAGGAGACGGCCATTGAAATGGCCAAAGTTGCTCAAAACTCGCCGAGTGGACATGTCGGACCAACGGCTGAGGAATTTATTAGATTTTGGAATGAT ATTAAATTAGATAGACCTGTCCCCAGTGAGGAAATTTTCCGCTTTGCAAGGTTGTTCAGTGATGAACATACTTTGGACCACGTTAGCAG GCCTGCCATGGAGAATATGTGCAAGTCGATGGGTATCGCTTCATTTGGAACAAATGAACATTTGCGTTTTATTCTTTCCGAAAAGTTGAAATC AATTAAAAACAATGACAAATTGATCCAATTGAAGGGCGTGGAGGCGCTCTCGGAAATTGAAGTTCGTAAAGCTTGTAGAGAGCGAGGAATCCATGTGGCGGAAGATGAGCAGCAGCAG CTTCGTGATTGGTTGGATTTATCACTTAATCATGCTGTGCCATCTTCATTTCTCATCATGTCCAG AGGCATCATTGAGACCAAAAAGCTAAAGCCTGAAGAAGCTATGCAAGCCACGCTGTCTTCACTTCCGTATGAATTGATTTATATAGTTGGTGTGGCATCCTTGCCATCCAGTGATCCTATATTAGACAAGAGAAGAAAAATCAAGGCCCTAAGTTTACATGAAAAAGCCATCAAG gaagaagaagaggaagagatATCGGAATCGCAGACTGCTATTCAAAATGACATGGATCTAAAAGAGATGACTGCATTCACACTAGAACAAGCTAGTGCAAGAGCCGTGGATGACCAGGAGCAACTTTGTGAAGTCATTAGTGATGCATTGTTTGTGTTAACTTCTGTTTTA AATTTGAGTACGGAGTGCGACAACTTATTGAGGCTATTCAAGAATGAG ATAATTTTTAATAGTAGCTATAAGGGCAAAAAGGGTCTAGAGGGTGAAAAGGAAGCCATAAAGGCACATGGAGCTGCCCAGGAGGACAATATTGGTGATACTGTTTCATCAGCACTGCTAAATAGG GCTAATGGTATGctccaaaaacttgaaaaagaaaCTGATGGTGTAGGTGCAAAAATTAGCTATCGCTGGCGTGTTCTTGAACG ATATTGTGATGGGAAAGTTAGTCTAGAATTGGTGGCAGCTGCAACTTTCTTGAAGGATACTTTGGACAAGGAGGGGATTCAAGAGCTTATCAGCAACCTTTCAAAATATAAGG AAGAAATTGAGAAGTTGGGCATTGTGGCAAAAGATATCAAGCCGAGGCAGAAAGAGCTGGTGCACAAATCAG GAGATATGAATCAGGGCCGTAACCAATTGTTGGACTCTGATCCCACTCTCAGTTATTAG
- the LOC108223292 gene encoding uncharacterized protein LOC108223292 isoform X4, producing the protein MGCGALLRRSNLGLIRSQLGLINRCHSNFVSGYAASTNTTPQQQASSFSINPFVAIPRTFNSVIHMTSNDWAIKWSQCKIVYYTIMVRYQLGKKLLRADAAITYRLVVKITQGRCLSRRERQLLARATADIFRFVPGSMFLAVPSLQFLLPLILRFYPNILSPSFQDKITGQERVMRKLNARIEYAKFLQETAIEMAKVAQNSPSGHVGPTAEEFIRFWNDIKLDRPVPSEEIFRFARLFSDEHTLDHVSRPAMENMCKSMGIASFGTNEHLRFILSEKLKSIKNNDKLIQLKGVEALSEIEVRKACRERGIHVAEDEQQQLRDWLDLSLNHAVPSSFLIMSRGIIETKKLKPEEAMQATLSSLPYELIYIVGVASLPSSDPILDKRRKIKALSLHEKAIKEEEEEEISESQTAIQNDMDLKEMTAFTLEQASARAVDDQEQLCEVISDALFVLTSVLNLSTECDNLLRLFKNEIIFNSSYKGKKGLEGEKEAIKAHGAAQEDNIGDTVSSALLNRANGMLQKLEKETDGVGAKISYRWRVLERYCDGKVSLELVAAATFLKDTLDKEGIQELISNLSKYKEEIEKLGIVAKDIKPRQKELVHKSGN; encoded by the exons ATGGGTTGCGGAGCATTATTAAGGCGGAGCAATCTTGGCCTGATAAGATCACAATTAGGTCTAATAAACAGATGCCATTCAAACTTTGTTAGTGGTTATGCTGCTTCTACAAACACTACTCCACAACAACAGGCCTCTAGCTTCAGTATAAACCCTTTTGTAGCTATTCCTCGCACTTTCAATTCTGTCATACACATGACCAG TAATGATTGGGCCATCAAATGGTCGCAGTGCAAAATCGTGTATTACACGATTATGGTACGGTATCAGTTGGGTAAAAAACTACTACGTGCTGATGCCGCTATCACCTATAGGTTGGTTGTAAAGATTACTCAAGGCAGATGTTTGTCTAGAAGGGAGAGGCAGCTACTTGCTCGAGCCACGGCTGATATATTCCGATTTGTTCCGGGGTCCATGTTTCTTGCTGTTCCTTCTCTACAGTTTCTGTTGCCCCTGATCCTGAGATTCTACCCCAACATCTTGTCACCAAGCTTTCAAGACAAAATTACTGGACAG GAACGGGTGATGAGGAAACTGAATGCAAGAATAGAATATGCCAAATTTCTTCAGGAGACGGCCATTGAAATGGCCAAAGTTGCTCAAAACTCGCCGAGTGGACATGTCGGACCAACGGCTGAGGAATTTATTAGATTTTGGAATGAT ATTAAATTAGATAGACCTGTCCCCAGTGAGGAAATTTTCCGCTTTGCAAGGTTGTTCAGTGATGAACATACTTTGGACCACGTTAGCAG GCCTGCCATGGAGAATATGTGCAAGTCGATGGGTATCGCTTCATTTGGAACAAATGAACATTTGCGTTTTATTCTTTCCGAAAAGTTGAAATC AATTAAAAACAATGACAAATTGATCCAATTGAAGGGCGTGGAGGCGCTCTCGGAAATTGAAGTTCGTAAAGCTTGTAGAGAGCGAGGAATCCATGTGGCGGAAGATGAGCAGCAGCAG CTTCGTGATTGGTTGGATTTATCACTTAATCATGCTGTGCCATCTTCATTTCTCATCATGTCCAG AGGCATCATTGAGACCAAAAAGCTAAAGCCTGAAGAAGCTATGCAAGCCACGCTGTCTTCACTTCCGTATGAATTGATTTATATAGTTGGTGTGGCATCCTTGCCATCCAGTGATCCTATATTAGACAAGAGAAGAAAAATCAAGGCCCTAAGTTTACATGAAAAAGCCATCAAG gaagaagaagaggaagagatATCGGAATCGCAGACTGCTATTCAAAATGACATGGATCTAAAAGAGATGACTGCATTCACACTAGAACAAGCTAGTGCAAGAGCCGTGGATGACCAGGAGCAACTTTGTGAAGTCATTAGTGATGCATTGTTTGTGTTAACTTCTGTTTTA AATTTGAGTACGGAGTGCGACAACTTATTGAGGCTATTCAAGAATGAG ATAATTTTTAATAGTAGCTATAAGGGCAAAAAGGGTCTAGAGGGTGAAAAGGAAGCCATAAAGGCACATGGAGCTGCCCAGGAGGACAATATTGGTGATACTGTTTCATCAGCACTGCTAAATAGG GCTAATGGTATGctccaaaaacttgaaaaagaaaCTGATGGTGTAGGTGCAAAAATTAGCTATCGCTGGCGTGTTCTTGAACG ATATTGTGATGGGAAAGTTAGTCTAGAATTGGTGGCAGCTGCAACTTTCTTGAAGGATACTTTGGACAAGGAGGGGATTCAAGAGCTTATCAGCAACCTTTCAAAATATAAGG AAGAAATTGAGAAGTTGGGCATTGTGGCAAAAGATATCAAGCCGAGGCAGAAAGAGCTGGTGCACAAATCAG GGAATTAA
- the LOC108223292 gene encoding uncharacterized protein LOC108223292 isoform X1 codes for MGCGALLRRSNLGLIRSQLGLINRCHSNFVSGYAASTNTTPQQQASSFSINPFVAIPRTFNSVIHMTSNDWAIKWSQCKIVYYTIMVRYQLGKKLLRADAAITYRLVVKITQGRCLSRRERQLLARATADIFRFVPGSMFLAVPSLQFLLPLILRFYPNILSPSFQDKITGQERVMRKLNARIEYAKFLQETAIEMAKVAQNSPSGHVGPTAEEFIRFWNDIKLDRPVPSEEIFRFARLFSDEHTLDHVSRPAMENMCKSMGIASFGTNEHLRFILSEKLKSIKNNDKLIQLKGVEALSEIEVRKACRERGIHVAEDEQQQLRDWLDLSLNHAVPSSFLIMSRGIIETKKLKPEEAMQATLSSLPYELIYIVGVASLPSSDPILDKRRKIKALSLHEKAIKEEEEEEISESQTAIQNDMDLKEMTAFTLEQASARAVDDQEQLCEVISDALFVLTSVLNLSTECDNLLRLFKNEIIFNSSYKGKKGLEGEKEAIKAHGAAQEDNIGDTVSSALLNRANGMLQKLEKETDGVGAKISYRWRVLERYCDGKVSLELVAAATFLKDTLDKEGIQELISNLSKYKEEIEKLGIVAKDIKPRQKELVHKSEEHELDWDTAALEQVPYYLTQMQDLPHLIFLKFQRHHFRPNTVTRTAPDMLPFPASALSGLDTESPNSSGDEESYSDNLKAELEEMLQEKSESKDGKPPNTSVGEDKQFLPFISRQLPSSTSLPPAPLSCTSFERKSNPPPSVSRTNTDVDVDLLDVSATCKIY; via the exons ATGGGTTGCGGAGCATTATTAAGGCGGAGCAATCTTGGCCTGATAAGATCACAATTAGGTCTAATAAACAGATGCCATTCAAACTTTGTTAGTGGTTATGCTGCTTCTACAAACACTACTCCACAACAACAGGCCTCTAGCTTCAGTATAAACCCTTTTGTAGCTATTCCTCGCACTTTCAATTCTGTCATACACATGACCAG TAATGATTGGGCCATCAAATGGTCGCAGTGCAAAATCGTGTATTACACGATTATGGTACGGTATCAGTTGGGTAAAAAACTACTACGTGCTGATGCCGCTATCACCTATAGGTTGGTTGTAAAGATTACTCAAGGCAGATGTTTGTCTAGAAGGGAGAGGCAGCTACTTGCTCGAGCCACGGCTGATATATTCCGATTTGTTCCGGGGTCCATGTTTCTTGCTGTTCCTTCTCTACAGTTTCTGTTGCCCCTGATCCTGAGATTCTACCCCAACATCTTGTCACCAAGCTTTCAAGACAAAATTACTGGACAG GAACGGGTGATGAGGAAACTGAATGCAAGAATAGAATATGCCAAATTTCTTCAGGAGACGGCCATTGAAATGGCCAAAGTTGCTCAAAACTCGCCGAGTGGACATGTCGGACCAACGGCTGAGGAATTTATTAGATTTTGGAATGAT ATTAAATTAGATAGACCTGTCCCCAGTGAGGAAATTTTCCGCTTTGCAAGGTTGTTCAGTGATGAACATACTTTGGACCACGTTAGCAG GCCTGCCATGGAGAATATGTGCAAGTCGATGGGTATCGCTTCATTTGGAACAAATGAACATTTGCGTTTTATTCTTTCCGAAAAGTTGAAATC AATTAAAAACAATGACAAATTGATCCAATTGAAGGGCGTGGAGGCGCTCTCGGAAATTGAAGTTCGTAAAGCTTGTAGAGAGCGAGGAATCCATGTGGCGGAAGATGAGCAGCAGCAG CTTCGTGATTGGTTGGATTTATCACTTAATCATGCTGTGCCATCTTCATTTCTCATCATGTCCAG AGGCATCATTGAGACCAAAAAGCTAAAGCCTGAAGAAGCTATGCAAGCCACGCTGTCTTCACTTCCGTATGAATTGATTTATATAGTTGGTGTGGCATCCTTGCCATCCAGTGATCCTATATTAGACAAGAGAAGAAAAATCAAGGCCCTAAGTTTACATGAAAAAGCCATCAAG gaagaagaagaggaagagatATCGGAATCGCAGACTGCTATTCAAAATGACATGGATCTAAAAGAGATGACTGCATTCACACTAGAACAAGCTAGTGCAAGAGCCGTGGATGACCAGGAGCAACTTTGTGAAGTCATTAGTGATGCATTGTTTGTGTTAACTTCTGTTTTA AATTTGAGTACGGAGTGCGACAACTTATTGAGGCTATTCAAGAATGAG ATAATTTTTAATAGTAGCTATAAGGGCAAAAAGGGTCTAGAGGGTGAAAAGGAAGCCATAAAGGCACATGGAGCTGCCCAGGAGGACAATATTGGTGATACTGTTTCATCAGCACTGCTAAATAGG GCTAATGGTATGctccaaaaacttgaaaaagaaaCTGATGGTGTAGGTGCAAAAATTAGCTATCGCTGGCGTGTTCTTGAACG ATATTGTGATGGGAAAGTTAGTCTAGAATTGGTGGCAGCTGCAACTTTCTTGAAGGATACTTTGGACAAGGAGGGGATTCAAGAGCTTATCAGCAACCTTTCAAAATATAAGG AAGAAATTGAGAAGTTGGGCATTGTGGCAAAAGATATCAAGCCGAGGCAGAAAGAGCTGGTGCACAAATCAG AAGAACACGAATTAGATTGGGATACAGCTGCCTTGGAACAAGTCCCTTATTATCTGACCCAGATGCAGGATTTGCCACATCTGATTTTCCTCAAGTTCCAAAGGCATCACTTCCGTCCAAATACAGTTACTAGGACAGCCCCGGACATGCTCCCCTTCCCCGCTTCTGCCCTGTCTGGCCTTGATACTGAATCACCAAATTCTTCAGGTGATGAAGAATCTTATTCAGATAATTTGAAGGCAGAGCTTGAGGAAATGCTCCAGGAGAAATCAGAAAGCAAGGACGGCAAACCTCCTAATACTTCGGTTGGTGAAGATAAGCAATTTCTGCCATTCATATCTCGCCAACTACCATCCTCTACATCTCTCCCCCCAGCACCACTGTCTTGTACATCTTTTGAAAGAAAAAGCAACCCTCCTCCATCTGTTTCAAGGACCAACACCGACGTTGATGTGGATTTGCTAGATGTTTCGGCtacttgtaaaatatattaa
- the LOC108223292 gene encoding uncharacterized protein LOC108223292 isoform X2, whose product MGCGALLRRSNLGLIRSQLGLINRCHSNFVSGYAASTNTTPQQQASSFSINPFVAIPRTFNSVIHMTSNDWAIKWSQCKIVYYTIMVRYQLGKKLLRADAAITYRLVVKITQGRCLSRRERQLLARATADIFRFVPGSMFLAVPSLQFLLPLILRFYPNILSPSFQDKITGQERVMRKLNARIEYAKFLQETAIEMAKVAQNSPSGHVGPTAEEFIRFWNDIKLDRPVPSEEIFRFARLFSDEHTLDHVSRPAMENMCKSMGIASFGTNEHLRFILSEKLKSIKNNDKLIQLKGVEALSEIEVRKACRERGIHVAEDEQQQLRDWLDLSLNHAVPSSFLIMSRGIIETKKLKPEEAMQATLSSLPYELIYIVGVASLPSSDPILDKRRKIKALSLHEKAIKEEEEEEISESQTAIQNDMDLKEMTAFTLEQASARAVDDQEQLCEVISDALFVLTSVLNLSTECDNLLRLFKNEIIFNSSYKGKKGLEGEKEAIKAHGAAQEDNIGDTVSSALLNRANGMLQKLEKETDGVGAKISYRWRVLERYCDGKVSLELVAAATFLKDTLDKEGIQELISNLSKYKEEIEKLGIVAKDIKPRQKELVHKSGHCRRTRIRLGYSCLGTSPLLSDPDAGFATSDFPQVPKASLPSKYSY is encoded by the exons ATGGGTTGCGGAGCATTATTAAGGCGGAGCAATCTTGGCCTGATAAGATCACAATTAGGTCTAATAAACAGATGCCATTCAAACTTTGTTAGTGGTTATGCTGCTTCTACAAACACTACTCCACAACAACAGGCCTCTAGCTTCAGTATAAACCCTTTTGTAGCTATTCCTCGCACTTTCAATTCTGTCATACACATGACCAG TAATGATTGGGCCATCAAATGGTCGCAGTGCAAAATCGTGTATTACACGATTATGGTACGGTATCAGTTGGGTAAAAAACTACTACGTGCTGATGCCGCTATCACCTATAGGTTGGTTGTAAAGATTACTCAAGGCAGATGTTTGTCTAGAAGGGAGAGGCAGCTACTTGCTCGAGCCACGGCTGATATATTCCGATTTGTTCCGGGGTCCATGTTTCTTGCTGTTCCTTCTCTACAGTTTCTGTTGCCCCTGATCCTGAGATTCTACCCCAACATCTTGTCACCAAGCTTTCAAGACAAAATTACTGGACAG GAACGGGTGATGAGGAAACTGAATGCAAGAATAGAATATGCCAAATTTCTTCAGGAGACGGCCATTGAAATGGCCAAAGTTGCTCAAAACTCGCCGAGTGGACATGTCGGACCAACGGCTGAGGAATTTATTAGATTTTGGAATGAT ATTAAATTAGATAGACCTGTCCCCAGTGAGGAAATTTTCCGCTTTGCAAGGTTGTTCAGTGATGAACATACTTTGGACCACGTTAGCAG GCCTGCCATGGAGAATATGTGCAAGTCGATGGGTATCGCTTCATTTGGAACAAATGAACATTTGCGTTTTATTCTTTCCGAAAAGTTGAAATC AATTAAAAACAATGACAAATTGATCCAATTGAAGGGCGTGGAGGCGCTCTCGGAAATTGAAGTTCGTAAAGCTTGTAGAGAGCGAGGAATCCATGTGGCGGAAGATGAGCAGCAGCAG CTTCGTGATTGGTTGGATTTATCACTTAATCATGCTGTGCCATCTTCATTTCTCATCATGTCCAG AGGCATCATTGAGACCAAAAAGCTAAAGCCTGAAGAAGCTATGCAAGCCACGCTGTCTTCACTTCCGTATGAATTGATTTATATAGTTGGTGTGGCATCCTTGCCATCCAGTGATCCTATATTAGACAAGAGAAGAAAAATCAAGGCCCTAAGTTTACATGAAAAAGCCATCAAG gaagaagaagaggaagagatATCGGAATCGCAGACTGCTATTCAAAATGACATGGATCTAAAAGAGATGACTGCATTCACACTAGAACAAGCTAGTGCAAGAGCCGTGGATGACCAGGAGCAACTTTGTGAAGTCATTAGTGATGCATTGTTTGTGTTAACTTCTGTTTTA AATTTGAGTACGGAGTGCGACAACTTATTGAGGCTATTCAAGAATGAG ATAATTTTTAATAGTAGCTATAAGGGCAAAAAGGGTCTAGAGGGTGAAAAGGAAGCCATAAAGGCACATGGAGCTGCCCAGGAGGACAATATTGGTGATACTGTTTCATCAGCACTGCTAAATAGG GCTAATGGTATGctccaaaaacttgaaaaagaaaCTGATGGTGTAGGTGCAAAAATTAGCTATCGCTGGCGTGTTCTTGAACG ATATTGTGATGGGAAAGTTAGTCTAGAATTGGTGGCAGCTGCAACTTTCTTGAAGGATACTTTGGACAAGGAGGGGATTCAAGAGCTTATCAGCAACCTTTCAAAATATAAGG AAGAAATTGAGAAGTTGGGCATTGTGGCAAAAGATATCAAGCCGAGGCAGAAAGAGCTGGTGCACAAATCAG GACATTGCAGAAGAACACGAATTAGATTGGGATACAGCTGCCTTGGAACAAGTCCCTTATTATCTGACCCAGATGCAGGATTTGCCACATCTGATTTTCCTCAAGTTCCAAAGGCATCACTTCCGTCCAAATACAGTTACTAG
- the LOC108221641 gene encoding zinc finger A20 and AN1 domain-containing stress-associated protein 4-like, whose translation MLSCWTPLSPTSTSTWQQSTSITSRSSPVIPTFYLRWRASKEKGSQSPEKPILCVNNCGFFGTAETMNMCSKCYKDMILKHGLEKLAATFTENIVHDGSGSTHKEPAVGDTINLQAGDVESKISTTLAPGDSSSSNQDSEVKVKVGPNRCCSCGKRFGLTGFSCRCGNLYCADHRYPEKHECSFDYRAARKDAIRKANPVVKREKLDKI comes from the exons ATGTTGTCATGTTGGACAcctctttctccaacttcaactTCAACCTGGCAACAGAGTACCAGCATTACCTCTAGATCTTCTCCGGTTATCCCAACCTTTTACTTGAG ATGGAGGGCGTCAAAGGAGAAAGGCTCCCAATCTCCTGAAAAACCCATTCTTTGTGTCAACAACTGTGGCTTTTTTGGCACTGCAGAGACTATGAACATGTGCTCCAAGTGCTACAAAGACATGATACTCAAACACGGGCTTGAAAAACTCGCAGCAACATTTACTGAAAATATTGTGCACGATGGCTCTGGCAGTACCCACAAGGAACCAGCAGTTGGTGACACCATTAATTTGCAAGCTGGAGATGTGGAGTCAAAAATTTCTACCACTTTAGCACCGGGTGACTCATCATCCTCAAACCAGGATTCAGAGGTGAAAGTTAAAGTGGGACCAAATAGGTGCTGCAGTTGTGGGAAACGTTTTGGTTTAACAGGTTTCAGTTGCAGGTGTGGAAACTTGTACTGTGCAGATCATCGCTACCCTGAAAAGCATGAGTGCTCATTTGATTATCGGGCTGCTAGAAAGGATGCTATCAGGAAAGCCAACCCCGTAGTCAAGAGAGAAAAGCTTGACAAGATCTAG